Within the Streptomyces sp. NBC_00554 genome, the region GCAGCAGCTCGGCCGACCCCTCCACCACGTCCCGGAGCGCCTCCTCGACCTGGTCGAGCAGCGCGTCCTGGAGGATCAGGTCCTCGATCGAGTAGCCGCACAGCACCATCTCCGGGAAGACGGCGACGGCCACGCCCTCGTCGGCGCATCTGCGCGCGTGGCGCAGCACCGCCTCGGCGTTGGCGTGCGGGTCCGTGATGACGGTGTGGCCCGTACAGGCGGCGACGCGTGCGAAGCCGTGCTGATAGAGCGACCGGAAGTTCAGTGGAGGCACGAGGATCAGTGTAATCGTCAGAGCGACGCGATGGTGTGGCGGGCGCCGGGCGGTACCTCGCGCCCCCGGACACAGGCCCGGACGAGAGTCCGTCGGCGAAGGTGCGCCCGCCCCCGACGAGACCTCCGTCGGGGGCGGGCGCGTGGACCTCAGCGGCGGCGGAACGACTGGACGTAGCCGCTCGCGGGCGTGCCCACCCCGGTGACGTCGTCGTACCCCTTCACGGCATGGAGCGAGCTGTCCTTACCGAGACTGCGCACCGACGTCGTGAGCCCGTCCGTCGCGTCGTAACCGTTGACGAAGTCGACGCGCGCCACGGCGAGCCCGGACCCCGTGGGGTTGTCCGTGACGTCGTGGTACGCCTTCGAGCCGTACTTGGCGTAGATCGCCGGGTTGGCGAAGCCGATCGGCTTGCCGCCCCGCGTCTGCTGGGCCAGCGCCTGGACGCCCGCGATCACCGGCGCGGCGAGCGAGGTACCGCCGATCCGGTACTCGCTGTACGCCTGCGTCCCGTCCGGCTGGGTCTGCGTCTGGCCGACCTTGAACCCGGTGTTGGGATCGGCGACCGCCGAGATGTCCGGCACGGTGCGCATAGCGGTCGTACCGTTCGCCTTGGCGAGCGAGGAGGGCACGACACCCTTCTGGTAGAAGGGCTGCGACACGGTCTTGCTGGTGCCGCCACCAGCGCCCGAGGTGAACGCGCCGGGGAAGTCCGTCCAGCCGGCGCCATCCGCCGACAGCACGGCCCGCTCGGTACCCCAGCCGGTCTCGAACTTGTACTTGTCACCCTTGCCGACCGCCAGCGAGGTACCGCCGACAGCCGTCACCCACGCCGAGTTGGCCGGGGTGTCGACCTGCTTCGTACCGGTGTTGGCGACCTCGTCGCCGTTGTCGCCGGAGGAGAAGTAGAAGCCGATGCCCTCGACCGCGCCGAACTGGAAGACCTGGTCGTAGGCGGCCGCGATGTCGGGCGTCTCGTTGGCCTCGATGTCGCCCCACGAGTTGGAGACGATGTCGGCGAGGTGCCCGTCGACGATCTTGTTGAGCGAGTCGAGCAGATCGTCGTCGTAGCAGGAGGCGGCACCGACGTAGGTGATGCTCGCGCCGGGCGCGACAGCGTGCACGGCTTCGACGTCGAGGGTCTCCTCGCCGTACCAGCCCGCGGCCCCGCACTCCTCGGTCTTCGTGTAGTCGCTCGGCAGCACCTGGCGCAACTGACCGCTGCTGTACTTCGCGTCACCGTGCTTCTTGGCGTAGGTGGCCGCGTCGTAGGCGATGGTCGGGGAGGCGTACGCGTCGGTGATGGCGACCCGCACCCCCTTGCCGGTGCTCGTGCCGGCCCCGTAGGCGGCGCGCAACTGCTTGCCGGTGTAGCCCTGGACGGCGTACGGGATCTTCGTGCCGTACGCGTCCGGCAGCGTGCTCGCGATGTTCGAGCCGTAGTACGAGGAGAACGGCCCGGCGTTGTTGAACACGCCGTCCGGCGGCGGCAGGGTGTCGCTGTGCGTCGCCTTGTGCGGGGCGGTGTCCAGGCCGGTGACGGTCAGGACGGCGCCGTCCAGGGCGGCCGGCGCGGAGGCCGTCTTCGACGGCGCACGGTAAGTCTTCGTGCCCTTGGCGTAGTTGTGCAGCTGGGTGTCGAACGCCTTCTCGGCATCGGCGACATCACCCGTCACGGAGACGTAGTGCTGCGTGGAGCCGGTGACCTTCAGACCGGCCGACTTCAGCCACGAGGTCACCGCGGCGACCTGCGCCTCGGTGGCGCCGAAGCGATTCTGCGCCTGCGTGGCGCTGAGGTACTTCCCGTAAGAGGCCGACTCCGGATCGGACACGGCCTTGGCGTACGCGGCCAGACCGGAGGCGTCCCGTCCGGCGAGGTAGACCCGGGCGGACACCTGGGAACTGTCGGCCGTGGCGCCCTTGTCCGCCTTGGCCGTCGCCCAGGCGGGCTTCGTACCCGCGAGGGTGTCCCGGCCAGGGCCGTCCGCCGCCTGGGCCACGGGTATGCCGAACGCCAGCGCCCCGGCAAGCAGAGGCAGTGTCGCTGCCATGCTCACCCCGGCGCGCAGCACTGCGCGGTTGGATCTCATAAAACCCCCTGCGATGCGGTTCGTCGCATGTAGTGGTCGGTCGGTGATCCGCACAGACCCCTGCGCCACATGGGTGCACAGGGAATGGATCACGCGATGGGGGCCACTCTGACGATGAACCGTCCATGCCAGGGAAATGAACAGGCCAAGGAAACCCCAAGTAGCCACTTCCGGAAGACATTTGGGACGACCCAGCACAAGCCCACAAAACTGACAACCTGTCAGCAAACGGCGAAAGGAGGCACCACCGGCACCCGCGAACGCACGCAGGGGCCGGGGACCAGACGCACCGGCACCCGCGAACGCACGGAAGGGGCCGGGAGGGCCGGACGCACCGGCACCCACATACGCACGGGAGGGGCCGGGGGCCGGTACATCAAATGCCCGTCGCGTACGTTCGCGTCACCGGACGCCTCCCTGCTCGGCCAAGGTCTGATCCGTCGGCGACGGGCGGATGTACCGGCCCCCGGCCCCGACCCACCACCGGCCCCCGGCCCCGCCCCCACCGAACCCCAGGCGCCCGAGACGGGCTCACGCCCCCCGAGCCTCCAACATCCCCGCCATAAGATCGATCTCGGACTGCTGCGCCTCCACCATCCCCGTGGCCAGCCTCCGCTCCACCCCGACCTCACACTTCTCCACACACCCCTCGGCCATGTGAATCCCACCCTTGTGATGCGAGGTCATCAACTGCAGATAGAAGACCTCGGCCCGCTTGCCGCTAAGCGTGTTGAGCTTCTCCAGCTCGGTATTGGTCGCCATGCCGGGCATCAGCGCCCCGTCCTCGCCGGAGACCATCCCGTCCATGCCCATCCACGCCATCGGCCCGTCCGAAGACACCTTCGGCAGCTCCCACAGATCGAGCCACCCCAGCAGCATGCCCCGCTGGTTCGCCTGCGTCTGCGCGATGTCGTACGCGAGACGCCGTACCTCCACGTTCTTGGTCCGGTCCCGCACGATGTACGACATCTCGACGGCCTGCTGATGATGGACCGCCATGTCCCGGGCGAACCCCGCGTCGGCGGAATCGGCAGCGGGAGTGACGACCGCCGAGTCGTCACCGCCACCAACCCCGTCGGCGACCGCATACGTGATCGCCCCGGCAGCGACGAGCACGGCCGCCGCGGCCCCGGAGATCCAGCCGATCTGCTTCATCCGGTTCATCCGGCTCACTGGGACAGTCCGCCGGTGCACGCGGCACCCGGCTCCGGCGTCTGGTCGCCCTGCACGAACGACTCGAAGAACTTGCCGACGTTGGCGTCGGTCGCACTCGACACCGTGCGCTGCTTGCCCCACGCGCTGAGCATGATCGGGTCCTTCTGGTCCTCGACGGGGCTCATCAGCGTGTACGGGGTTGTCTTGACCTTCGCCGCGAGCGCCTTGACGTCGGCGTCAGAGGCCTTGCTGTTGTACGTCACCCAGACCGCGCCATGTTCAAGGGAGTGCACGGCGTTCATGTTGTTGACCGCCTTGGTGTAGACATCGCCGTTGCAGTTCATCCAGACCGCGTTGTGGTCACCGCCGACCGGGGGCTCCATCGGGTAGTCCACGGTCTTGGTGACGTGCGTCTGGGAAAGCTTCTCGCTCCAGGTTTTCACCCCGTCGGAGCCCGTGGTGAAGTGCCCCGAGCCCGCCTTGGAGTCGCTCGCGGCGTCGTCCTTGTCGGACTGCGACTGGACGAGGACGACACCACCGACGACGAGCCCGGCGACGACGACCACACTGGCGCCGATCACGAGGATCCGATTGCGACGCTCGCGGGACTGCTCGGCGCGGCGCATCTCCTCTATGCGGGCCTTGCGCGAGGCGCTGCTCGTGTTCTTCGCGGAACCCATGGCGAGTCCTTATACGTGGGGGACGGTCGGGACAGCTGATCGTAGTGGGATAGGGGCCGCCCATTACAGATGAGCCCCCGAGCAGGCACTATGGGCATCAGAGCAGGACCACAACCGGATGCCGGGGCGGAACCGAACAGGATCCGAAGCCGGACATCTGCCGTACGCGAGGCGTTCACGCCGAGGTCGGCCGGCCGATCAAGGTCGGCAACGCGCATGAAATGCTGTTGTGGTGGGATGCTCAGGTGCCCCGACCGTCCCCGAGGCGTGGGAGCAGGCGGCCTGACCAGCAAGGATGGGTGGAAGCGGAAGATGGACAAGCAGCAGGAGTTCGTGCTCCGGACACTGGAGGAGCGTGACATCCGGTTCGTACGCCTGTGGTTCACGGACGTACTCGGCTTCCTCAAGTCGGTGGCCGTGGCCCCGGCAGAGCTGGAACAGGCCTTCGACGAGGGCATCGGCTTCGACGGCTCGGCGATCGAGGGCTTCGCCCGCGTATACGAATCGGACATGATCGCCAAGCCGGACCCCTCGACCTTCCAGGTCCTGCCGTGGCGCGCGGAGGCCCCGGGCACCGCCCGGATGTTCTGCGACATCCTGATGCCGGACGGCTCCCCGTCCTTCGCGGACCCGCGCTACGTCCTCAAGCGCACGCTCACGAAGACCTCCGACCTGGGCTTCACGTTCTACACCCACCCGGAGATCGAGTTCTTCCTGCTGAAGGACCGCCCGCTGGACGGCACGCGGCCCACCCCCGCGGACAACTCCGGCTACTTCGACCACACCCCGCAGAACGTCGGCATGGACTTCCGCCGCCAGGCGATCACCATGCTGGAGTCGATGGGCATCTCCGTCGAGTTCTCGCACCACGAGGGCGCGCCCGGCCAGCAGGAGATCGACCTGCGCTACGCCGACGCGCTGTCCACGGCGGACAACATCATGACGTTCCGCCTGGTCATGAAGCAGGTCGCGCTGGAGCAGGGCATCCAGGCCACCTTCATGCCGAAGCCGTTCTCCGAGCACCCCGGCTCGGGCATGCACACGCACCTCTCGCTCTTCGAGGGGGACCGCAACGCGTTCTACGAGTCCGGCTCGGAGTACCAGCTCTCCAAGGTCGGCCGCTCCTTCATCGCGGGCCTGCTGAAGCACGCCGCGGAGATCTCCGCGGTCACCAACCAGTGGGTCAACTCCTACAAGCGCATCTGGGGCGGCTCGGAGCGCACCGCGGGCGCCGGCGGCGAGGCCCCCTCGTACATTTGCTGGGGCCACAACAACCGCTCCGCCCTCGTCCGCGTCCCGATGTACAAGCCGGGCAAGACGGGCTCGGCACGGGTCGAGGTCCGCTCCATCGACTCGGGCGCGAACCCCTACCTGGCGTACGCGATGCTCCTCGCCGCCGGCCTCAAGGGCATCGAAGAGGGCTACGAGCTCCCCCCGGGCGCCGACGACGACGTCTGGGCCCTCTCCGACGCCGAACGCCGCGCCATGGGCATCGAGCCCCTGCCCCAGAACCTCGGCGAGGCCCTGAGCCTCATGGAGCGCAGCGAACTGGTCGCCGAAACCCTGGGCGAACACGTCTTCGACTTCTTCCTCCGCAACAAGCGCCAGGAGTGGGAGGAGTACCGCTCCGAGGTCACGGCGTTCGAGCTGCGGAAGAACTTGCCGGTGCTGTAGGCGCAGGTCAACGCGACTATCGAGCTGGAACGAGACGTAGGGCCGACGGTCGTTGACCGTCGGCCCCTTGACGTTTCACGACCTTAGAGCTCGTAACGGGATCATGGGTGGGCCTTCTTGAGGCGTCGCCGGCAGATGAGGCTGCATGCCTGGGAGACGAAGGCGTCGTGGAGTTCGAGGCGTCGTTCCCATCGAATGGCGAGGCGTTTGAACTGGTGGAGGAGGGCGAAGGCCTGCTCGACGGCGTAGCGGAGTATGTGAAGCTCCGCCTGTCGTTCGCGGAGTTCAGCTGTGTGGCGTGCCTGCTACCGGTTGGCCGCGAGGAAGTCCTCCAGGATCTCGACGAACCGCGTCGGCTGCTCCTCGGCCGGGTAATGGCCGCAGTCGTCGAGGACGACCCCCGTGACGTCGTCGGCCGCCAGCCGCATCGTCTGGGCGGCATTCTCGCCGCTCCACAGCGCGCCGCCGACGGCGAGCACCGGCAGCGTCAGCCGGGTCTTGCCGCGCTGCTCGTTCTGCGCGATCGTCTCGTCCAGCGCGCGGTAGTACGCGAAGCTCGCCCGCAGCGCGCGAGGATCCGCGGTGATCGCGTCGACGTAGACGTCGACGGCGTACGCGGGGATCGCGGTCGGCGTGGCGGCCTTGGTGGCGAACTGCCAGCCGAAGAAGAGCCGTTCCCGTCCCCGGACCAGTTCCTCGTTGAGGTCGGTGAGCCGGTTGAAGCCGAACTGCCAGAGCCTCTGGTTGGCCGCGGCCGGGCCGAAGAACGGCGGGGACGGCGTGAGACCGGGGATCACCGCTTCGACGATGGCGAGCCGGCCCACCCGCTCGGGGTGATCGGCGGCGAGGGCGTATCCGGTCCACGTACCGATGTCGTGGCCGACCACGTCGAACCGGTCGTGCCCGAGCGCGGTCATCAACGCGACCAGATCGGCGGCGAGCGTGCCGGCGTCGTACCCGTCGTCGGGCTTGTCGGAGAGCCCGGCACCGCGCGAGTCGACGGCGACGACGGTGTGCCGGCGGGCGAGCGCGGGCATCACCTCCCGCCAGGCGTACCAGGTCTGGGGCCACCCGCCGATCAGCAGCAGCGCCGGGCCGTCCCCACCGGTGACCGTGTGCAGCCGCAGTCCGTTCACCTCCACGAGCCGGCTGGTGAATAAGTCGAGGAATCCGTCGGGCAGTCGCAGCGAACTCAGGCTTGTCATACCGGCGACCCTACCCATCTTTGAACGATCGGTACAAGATGTGTAGGCTGACGGACCATGGCAGGCCGCAAGCAGTTCGACGTGGACGAGGCGCTACGACGTGCGATGCACGTCTTCTGGCGCTGGGGTTATTCGGAGGCCTCGATCGATCGCCTGACCGAGGGCACGGGCCTGGGCCGGGGCTCGCTCTACGGCACCTTCGGCGACAAGAGCGCCCTCTTCCGGAAAAGCCTCCAACGGTACGCGCAGACCTACCACCCGCTGTACGAGCAGGCACTGTCCGGCCCCCACCCGAGCCCGAGCGCCGTTGTGGCCGCCTACCTACAGGTCGCCCTGAACCGCATCGCCGACCCGACGGTCCCGGACGGCTGCCTGGTCACGGTGTCGGCAACGCAGTTCCCGGCCCTCGACGCGGAGGGCCGGGCGATGGTCCGCGCCATGATCGACGGTTTGCGGGCGAGGCTGGAGCAGGCGTTGCTGGCGGCGGGGGCCGGTGAGCAGGAGGCGGCAGAGCTGGCGTTGTGCACGCTGGCGACGAACAAATCCCTGGCGGTGCTGAGCCGCGCCGGCTTCTCGGGCGAAGACCTGGCAACCGTCGCGGCAGCCGCCGCCAAGAATGCCGAGGCTGTGCCGAACCGGCCGGCCGAACCGTCGGGGCCGCGGGTAGCCGTAGTGTCCAGCGCCGTTGTGGCTGTCGCCAGTGTGGTCGGCCCGGGCGCGGAGCCGGCCTGGGCTGCGGCAATTTTCGCGCAGCCGACCGCTGGAACTGTCTGGCAGGCGGGTACGACGCAGTCAATCATCTGGTCCAACGCCGTCGTGGGAGAGCAGCCCCTCTGGTTGATGGAGGGCGATCCGGCACATCTGCGGAAGGTCGGGCAGATCGCGACGGTCGACGGCGCGAGCGGCAGTTACGACTGGGCCATTCCCGCCAACCTGCCCCCAGCCTCGGACTACAGCCTTGCGCTCGGCAATGCCCCCGACACGGCCTACAGCGGGGAGTTCACGATCACCAGCCCCGGCCAGCAAGCAGCACAGGCCCCGAGCTGACCCTTGAGTCGGGCCGCCGCATCGGCACCCCGAGCGGCGGCCACCGTGCTCTGGCCCGACCCCTACGCGCGTGACCATCCATGTCCAACGAGACCATCTGAGATGCCGAGCGAATCGGACCAGACCGTTTGAGACAAGGACCAAATCGGCCGGAACGGGACACAAACCGTCCCTACTGATGTCGCCGGAGTGTTGTCGCGGGTGACATGTGGTGATCCCTGCGGTAGGTCGGAGGTATGCGGTACGCGCAGGGCGGCGGTGACTGGAGCGGAATCAAGGAACTCTGGATGGCCGACGAGCCGACTCACGACGATTTCTTTGGAGCGGCGAGGGACTGGAAACGGAGCATCAGCCACCGCGCCAGTCCCCGACCCCCTACTCAGACGTCGTAGCCTTCGGCCCGCAGTGCTGCGACAACCACACCACGCCCCTGGATACGCCCAACCCCTGCTGATGTCACGGCCAGGTGATCGAGGGACTGTCGAGGCTCAGAATGACGCCGCCCGAGCTGTTGAAGGCCCTGAACTTCGTGTACGCCGACAGACTCGTGAACTTCGAGGCATCGGCGAACACGTCGGGAGACAAGGTCTCGCTACACGACCTGGCGCTGGTGGACCGCACCAGCGCACCCGTTGCGGCGTCCACGAGATAGACGCGGTAGCTGGCGCACGACGAAGGATGGGCGTCAACGAAACTCCAACCGTCGAACGTCGTGCCCGTGCCGAGATAGATGCAGGGCGTCACATTCCAACCGCCCGACGTGTAGGGAGTCCGGCATTGCGCCTCCTCCGTGGCCGGTCCCATCTGTCCGTGCGGGGTGCTACCTGCGGTGGGATGGGCGGTCGCGGTCTGCGCGCCGGCGGCGGGAGCGCCCAGCAAGGTGCCCGCGGTCAGCACGACGGAACCGAGGGCGGCGGCGAGATGAGTCTTCATGCAGTCTCCAGGATGGGATGGGCCGGTTGCGGCTCCACATCCTGGGCAGGTCGGCCCCCTGCGGCCCACCTCTTAAGTCACGGCTTAAAGGGGCCGGGACGGCAGGCGCGGTGCCCTCGGGTCTCACGGTTCCGTCAGGGCTCCGGTCCGCAGCAGGGCCAGCCCGAGGGGGGTGATGAGGTGCAGCACGGACCCGCCTCGGCGGCTGGTGGTGATGAGGTCCGTGTTCCGCAGCACTGTCGCGTGCTGACTGGCCGCTGCGGCCGTGACGTTGAGGCGGCGGGCCATTTCGCTGGTCGTGCAGCCTTCCGCGGTCACATGCAGGGCGGCGGCTCGCGTGCGCCCGAGCAGAGACTCCAGGTTCCGCACGGCGGCGCCGTCCGCTTCTGCCGGTTCGGTACCGGTCAGCGGCCTACGGAGAGCCGGCACGGTCAGGCGGGGTGGCTGGGCGGTATCGAGCGGGTCCCACAGAAGGCTCACTGGGTGTTTCGAGAAGACCGTGGGTGTGATGATCAGTCCCCTTCCCTGGAGACGTACCTCGACTCGGCGCGGGTAGGGAGCTTCGAGCACCGGCGGACGCCAGCGGACCAGTGGTGCGCAGACCGAACGCAGCAGCAGATCGATGCCTCCCTCCAGCATCAGGTTCGCGCAACGGGCGGACAGCGCGATCAGTTCGGCCCGTCCTCGGTGCCAGTAGGGCTCCACGGTCAGTCGATGACAGGCGCGCACGGCCTCGGCGAGTTCCCGCCGCACGTCACGGTCGCCCTCGGACACCCGTCTGGCCCATGGCAGGTGTCCGAGGTGGAAGTCGAGACCCTCGAACTCGCGTCGCAGCCGGGACACCGGGGCGTGCAGCAGGTTGTCCACGGCGTGGTCCAGCGAGGGCACATCACCCATCAGGGCCAGCAGATCAAGCCCGGGACCGCGCACCGGAACCAGGGACGTCAGGGGGCGCGTAGCCGCTCCCATTCGGCCCGCGACCGCTGACCGCCACGAGCGGAAGTGAGGAAGCTCCCGGTTCTCTCTCAGCAGCTCCAGGCTGTAGTAGACCTCTGCCGCGACGCCGATCGTCGCGGCCACCCGTGTCCGGGCAAGGTCTTCCGCCGTGAAGTGAATGCGTAACAACGACCGGCCCCCTGCCACCGAAGTAGAGCGCGTGAGCGCACCCTCAGCATGCCCCAATCCGCCGCGCCCGATCCGGTTTCAGGCGTAGGCCGCGCCCGCTTGCCGACTGCGCATACGCCCCCGCAGACCGGTTCGTGGAGCGGATCGGGTCTGCCCCGGTATGACTTGGATCATCGCTGAGTCAGGGGAGGGGAGCGGATTTCGTAGTGCCTGATGATTTGTTCGCCTCAAGCCGGCTGGAGGAGGAGGGCCGGGGCCCGTGTGGCTGTCAGGCGTCGTAAGAGCAAGACGCTCGGTGCC harbors:
- a CDS encoding protease pro-enzyme activation domain-containing protein, with amino-acid sequence MRSNRAVLRAGVSMAATLPLLAGALAFGIPVAQAADGPGRDTLAGTKPAWATAKADKGATADSSQVSARVYLAGRDASGLAAYAKAVSDPESASYGKYLSATQAQNRFGATEAQVAAVTSWLKSAGLKVTGSTQHYVSVTGDVADAEKAFDTQLHNYAKGTKTYRAPSKTASAPAALDGAVLTVTGLDTAPHKATHSDTLPPPDGVFNNAGPFSSYYGSNIASTLPDAYGTKIPYAVQGYTGKQLRAAYGAGTSTGKGVRVAITDAYASPTIAYDAATYAKKHGDAKYSSGQLRQVLPSDYTKTEECGAAGWYGEETLDVEAVHAVAPGASITYVGAASCYDDDLLDSLNKIVDGHLADIVSNSWGDIEANETPDIAAAYDQVFQFGAVEGIGFYFSSGDNGDEVANTGTKQVDTPANSAWVTAVGGTSLAVGKGDKYKFETGWGTERAVLSADGAGWTDFPGAFTSGAGGGTSKTVSQPFYQKGVVPSSLAKANGTTAMRTVPDISAVADPNTGFKVGQTQTQPDGTQAYSEYRIGGTSLAAPVIAGVQALAQQTRGGKPIGFANPAIYAKYGSKAYHDVTDNPTGSGLAVARVDFVNGYDATDGLTTSVRSLGKDSSLHAVKGYDDVTGVGTPASGYVQSFRRR
- a CDS encoding DUF305 domain-containing protein yields the protein MKQIGWISGAAAAVLVAAGAITYAVADGVGGGDDSAVVTPAADSADAGFARDMAVHHQQAVEMSYIVRDRTKNVEVRRLAYDIAQTQANQRGMLLGWLDLWELPKVSSDGPMAWMGMDGMVSGEDGALMPGMATNTELEKLNTLSGKRAEVFYLQLMTSHHKGGIHMAEGCVEKCEVGVERRLATGMVEAQQSEIDLMAGMLEARGA
- a CDS encoding DUF3105 domain-containing protein translates to MGSAKNTSSASRKARIEEMRRAEQSRERRNRILVIGASVVVVAGLVVGGVVLVQSQSDKDDAASDSKAGSGHFTTGSDGVKTWSEKLSQTHVTKTVDYPMEPPVGGDHNAVWMNCNGDVYTKAVNNMNAVHSLEHGAVWVTYNSKASDADVKALAAKVKTTPYTLMSPVEDQKDPIMLSAWGKQRTVSSATDANVGKFFESFVQGDQTPEPGAACTGGLSQ
- a CDS encoding glutamine synthetase family protein; this encodes MDKQQEFVLRTLEERDIRFVRLWFTDVLGFLKSVAVAPAELEQAFDEGIGFDGSAIEGFARVYESDMIAKPDPSTFQVLPWRAEAPGTARMFCDILMPDGSPSFADPRYVLKRTLTKTSDLGFTFYTHPEIEFFLLKDRPLDGTRPTPADNSGYFDHTPQNVGMDFRRQAITMLESMGISVEFSHHEGAPGQQEIDLRYADALSTADNIMTFRLVMKQVALEQGIQATFMPKPFSEHPGSGMHTHLSLFEGDRNAFYESGSEYQLSKVGRSFIAGLLKHAAEISAVTNQWVNSYKRIWGGSERTAGAGGEAPSYICWGHNNRSALVRVPMYKPGKTGSARVEVRSIDSGANPYLAYAMLLAAGLKGIEEGYELPPGADDDVWALSDAERRAMGIEPLPQNLGEALSLMERSELVAETLGEHVFDFFLRNKRQEWEEYRSEVTAFELRKNLPVL
- a CDS encoding alpha/beta fold hydrolase, giving the protein MTSLSSLRLPDGFLDLFTSRLVEVNGLRLHTVTGGDGPALLLIGGWPQTWYAWREVMPALARRHTVVAVDSRGAGLSDKPDDGYDAGTLAADLVALMTALGHDRFDVVGHDIGTWTGYALAADHPERVGRLAIVEAVIPGLTPSPPFFGPAAANQRLWQFGFNRLTDLNEELVRGRERLFFGWQFATKAATPTAIPAYAVDVYVDAITADPRALRASFAYYRALDETIAQNEQRGKTRLTLPVLAVGGALWSGENAAQTMRLAADDVTGVVLDDCGHYPAEEQPTRFVEILEDFLAANR
- a CDS encoding Ser-Thr-rich GPI-anchored membrane family protein — its product is MAGRKQFDVDEALRRAMHVFWRWGYSEASIDRLTEGTGLGRGSLYGTFGDKSALFRKSLQRYAQTYHPLYEQALSGPHPSPSAVVAAYLQVALNRIADPTVPDGCLVTVSATQFPALDAEGRAMVRAMIDGLRARLEQALLAAGAGEQEAAELALCTLATNKSLAVLSRAGFSGEDLATVAAAAAKNAEAVPNRPAEPSGPRVAVVSSAVVAVASVVGPGAEPAWAAAIFAQPTAGTVWQAGTTQSIIWSNAVVGEQPLWLMEGDPAHLRKVGQIATVDGASGSYDWAIPANLPPASDYSLALGNAPDTAYSGEFTITSPGQQAAQAPS
- a CDS encoding ArsR/SmtB family transcription factor translates to MGDVPSLDHAVDNLLHAPVSRLRREFEGLDFHLGHLPWARRVSEGDRDVRRELAEAVRACHRLTVEPYWHRGRAELIALSARCANLMLEGGIDLLLRSVCAPLVRWRPPVLEAPYPRRVEVRLQGRGLIITPTVFSKHPVSLLWDPLDTAQPPRLTVPALRRPLTGTEPAEADGAAVRNLESLLGRTRAAALHVTAEGCTTSEMARRLNVTAAAASQHATVLRNTDLITTSRRGGSVLHLITPLGLALLRTGALTEP